Genomic segment of Capsicum annuum cultivar UCD-10X-F1 unplaced genomic scaffold, UCD10Xv1.1 ctg68097, whole genome shotgun sequence:
TTTCATCTCCAAACTCAGAGACTGAAATCGGAGAAGTTTCCTCAGATTTGTGCCCCTGCATGAACTACACAATTAGTAAGAGGACTAGTTATGACATATATCTTCAATCATGAACAAGAAAACCTCAGCAGTTAGATACTTGATACAACCGTACAAGTAGACTAAGCTACTAAAGAAAGCTACCAAACTTTGTAATCTTCAATTCGGCAAGCACATTGGTGTAGTTATTGCACATTGATCAGACCATgacataaagataaaaaataactcGTCAAACATGACaaagaaagcaagaaaaaaggAGACGTACCCTAGAAGAAGACTCGTCAGATGAGCAAAGCTGTCGGCGATCAAAGCCAATATCGTCTGCACCATCCGCTCCATAATGTTTCTTCAACAATGGCTCCCCCTTGGTTTTAGGATATTTGAAACTAAACTTCCTCTTCCTCCAAGAAAGAAGACTACGTTTTGAACTCTGCTCTGCAGATTGATTTGCTGCAGTTTTATCCTCAGGGTACTTGTGCTTTGTGTTTGAAATATGATGACTGTAGTGGACTAAATCCTCATCACTACTGCTGCCGCTTGTATTTGAACAAAATGATCCACCAGCATGGTTTGCATAGACGAGTGCTTCATAACTGAATGACTTTTGAACACTTGTATCCTCTTTTCCTTT
This window contains:
- the LOC124893984 gene encoding uncharacterized protein LOC124893984, whose product is MFAPVSPNPGKALLTDRNGGGSLKAGLRKVKFLKALSFRRHKKAYHAEEGNSSDGRNSVRTEDPDYVYPVDIDSLDEDSVGESEKGKEDTSVQKSFSYEALVYANHAGGSFCSNTSGSSSDEDLVHYSHHISNTKHKYPEDKTAANQSAEQSSKRSLLSWRKRKFSFKYPKTKGEPLLKKHYGADGADDIGFDRRQLCSSDESSSRGHKSEETSPISVSEFGDESFAVGSWEQKEIISRDG